A window of Pseudomonas mucidolens contains these coding sequences:
- a CDS encoding dihydrofolate reductase, whose product MKKTLPLSLIAALGENRVIGVDNSMPWHLPGDFKYFKATTLGKPIIMGRKTWDSLGRPLPGRLNIVVSRQTDLRLEGAEVFPSLEAAVARAEEWALEQGVDELMLIGGAQLYAQGLEQADRLYLTRVALSPDGDAWFPEFGQDQWKLVSNLENPAEGDKPAYNFEVWERN is encoded by the coding sequence ATGAAAAAAACTCTCCCTTTAAGCCTGATCGCAGCCCTCGGTGAAAACCGCGTGATCGGCGTCGACAACAGCATGCCCTGGCATTTGCCGGGGGATTTCAAGTATTTCAAGGCTACCACCCTCGGCAAGCCGATCATCATGGGGCGCAAGACCTGGGATTCCCTGGGCCGACCGCTGCCGGGTCGCTTGAACATTGTGGTCAGCCGTCAGACCGATCTGAGGCTTGAAGGTGCGGAAGTTTTTCCGTCACTTGAAGCAGCGGTGGCGCGAGCTGAAGAGTGGGCGCTTGAGCAGGGAGTCGATGAGCTGATGCTGATCGGCGGCGCACAGTTGTATGCGCAAGGCCTGGAGCAGGCGGACCGCCTGTATTTGACGCGGGTCGCGTTGAGCCCGGACGGGGATGCGTGGTTTCCCGAGTTTGGTCAGGATCAGTGGAAGCTGGTGTCAAACCTGGAGAATCCGGCCGAGGGCGATAAGCCGGCGTACAACTTTGAGGTTTGGGAACGAAACTGA